The Gemmatimonadota bacterium genome has a window encoding:
- a CDS encoding glycosyltransferase — protein sequence MSCVNVLRYIIFIDVHDQSGFIASAIPIAPSHAFRPMIPYPPTALVLLAKYPEPRNVKTRLVHGTAENGYAGLKDIRDRSGVVLGPDEAHCLAARMYRAFLVDRFAAHRGRDYDVLLATSQPEYADAFRSITGPDVPYHVVSGANLGEMMLGLFEDLLGRYPYVLISGSDMPRLEETVIDRARESLSSHDIVLVPAQDGAYNLIGMRKPHRIFDISRWSSGSELEETVALLRRRRITHEVLDEFRLLDIDTIEDLVQLMRGPETVDAPETNTFLTALDERLDFAD from the coding sequence ATGTCTTGTGTGAACGTACTCCGCTACATTATCTTTATCGATGTTCATGACCAAAGTGGCTTCATCGCGAGCGCGATTCCCATCGCGCCAAGCCATGCCTTCCGGCCAATGATTCCGTATCCGCCCACCGCACTCGTCCTGCTCGCCAAGTATCCCGAACCCCGTAACGTCAAGACCCGGCTGGTCCATGGCACGGCGGAGAACGGTTATGCCGGCCTCAAGGACATCCGCGACCGGTCGGGAGTGGTACTCGGTCCGGACGAAGCCCATTGCCTGGCGGCCCGGATGTACCGCGCGTTCCTCGTGGACCGGTTCGCGGCGCACCGGGGACGGGACTACGATGTCCTGCTTGCCACGTCCCAGCCCGAATACGCGGACGCCTTTCGATCCATTACCGGGCCGGACGTCCCGTACCACGTAGTGTCCGGCGCGAATTTGGGTGAGATGATGCTCGGTCTCTTCGAGGATCTGCTCGGTAGATACCCGTACGTGCTGATCTCCGGGAGCGACATGCCCCGGCTGGAGGAAACGGTCATCGATCGAGCCCGCGAGTCCCTCTCATCCCACGATATTGTGCTTGTCCCGGCCCAGGACGGCGCGTACAATCTTATCGGCATGCGCAAGCCGCACCGCATATTCGATATCTCGCGCTGGAGTTCGGGATCGGAACTCGAGGAGACCGTCGCCCTGCTTCGGCGGCGCCGGATCACCCACGAGGTGCTCGACGAATTCCGCCTGCTGGATATCGATACGATCGAAGACCTGGTGCAGTTGATGCGCGGTCCTGAAACCGTCGACGCACCGGAAACCAATACCTTTCTGACGGCGCTCGACGAACGACTGGACTTCGCGGATTGA
- a CDS encoding 3-hydroxybutyryl-CoA dehydrogenase, whose protein sequence is MAIETVGVIGCGLMGSGITQVCAQAGYRTIVREASDELVSGGIGRIDGLLSRNVSKGRMTEEEKAAVLERITGTTELSDLAECDLVIEAVTENLETKQEVFRTLDGIAPPGAILASNTSSISITELSAATDRPEQVLGLHFFNPVPVMGLIEMVVGLQTSEETVETARQFGETLGKQVIQVKDTPGFIVNYLLIPYLLDAVRLVESGVATKEDIDAGMVLGCSHPLGPLKLLDFIGLDTTLYIAEVLHDAFRTDRYAAPPLLRQMVAAGMNGRKAGQGFYAYD, encoded by the coding sequence ATGGCCATTGAAACCGTGGGCGTCATCGGATGTGGATTGATGGGATCGGGGATTACGCAGGTGTGCGCCCAGGCGGGTTACCGGACGATCGTCCGCGAGGCATCCGACGAACTGGTGAGCGGCGGCATCGGGCGTATCGACGGCCTCCTGTCGCGAAACGTGTCCAAGGGAAGGATGACGGAAGAGGAAAAGGCGGCCGTGCTCGAGCGCATCACGGGCACCACGGAACTCTCCGACCTTGCCGAATGCGACTTGGTGATCGAGGCGGTGACCGAGAACCTGGAGACCAAGCAGGAGGTCTTCCGCACCCTCGACGGCATCGCACCACCGGGCGCCATTCTGGCGAGCAACACCTCCTCCATTTCCATCACCGAGCTGTCCGCGGCGACAGACAGGCCGGAGCAGGTGCTGGGCCTTCATTTCTTCAATCCCGTGCCCGTGATGGGACTCATCGAAATGGTCGTCGGACTGCAGACCAGCGAAGAGACAGTGGAAACGGCCCGGCAGTTCGGCGAAACGCTGGGCAAGCAGGTGATCCAGGTCAAGGACACGCCCGGCTTCATCGTCAACTACCTCCTCATCCCCTACCTGCTGGACGCGGTACGCCTGGTCGAATCGGGCGTGGCCACGAAGGAGGACATCGACGCGGGCATGGTCCTGGGGTGCAGCCACCCTCTCGGTCCGCTCAAGCTGCTCGATTTCATCGGCCTGGACACCACGCTCTACATCGCGGAAGTGCTCCACGACGCCTTCCGTACCGACCGCTACGCCGCCCCGCCCCTGCTGCGGCAGATGGTTGCCGCCGGAATGAACGGACGCAAGGCTGGCCAGGGTTTCTATGCGTACGATTGA
- a CDS encoding aminopeptidase P family protein — MTDSPVNEAVLLIADSERDADMLYAAGMFVPDPFTFLQVDGRTTIMMSDLEIDRARAQSKVDEVVSLTDYTDRAKKSGNADPGLVDAVVELLREREVKGVSVPNSFPLGYADKLRDQGFAVASKEDPFWDRRPVKTDDEVAAISNASRHTEDALRMAFGIVAEAAVKDGMLHGQEGPLTSEYIRKRIHVYLLERDCIAQHTIIAGGLQGCDPHNGGSGLLRAGEPIIFDLFPKSTKTGYYADITRTVAKGPVSDTFRRLYDTVLEGQEIALSRVQAGVNGRDIHGEVERLFEGRGYETGAKNGRMQGFFHGTGHGFGLEIHEPPRISKVSQVLVAGHVVTVEPGLYYPDLGGGVRIEDNVVVTESGCDNLTQLEKVFEL, encoded by the coding sequence ATGACCGATTCACCCGTTAACGAGGCCGTCCTGCTCATCGCCGACAGCGAGCGCGACGCCGACATGCTGTATGCAGCGGGGATGTTCGTACCGGACCCGTTCACCTTTCTCCAGGTGGATGGCCGGACGACCATCATGATGAGCGACCTGGAAATCGACCGCGCGCGGGCACAATCGAAGGTCGATGAAGTCGTATCGCTCACGGACTATACGGACCGCGCGAAGAAGAGCGGCAACGCGGATCCTGGACTCGTGGACGCCGTGGTCGAACTGCTCCGGGAACGGGAAGTGAAGGGCGTCAGCGTGCCGAACAGTTTCCCTCTGGGCTACGCCGACAAGCTTCGGGATCAGGGATTCGCGGTGGCGTCGAAGGAGGATCCCTTCTGGGACCGGCGCCCGGTAAAGACCGACGACGAGGTCGCGGCCATCTCGAACGCCTCCCGCCACACGGAAGACGCCCTGCGCATGGCCTTCGGCATAGTGGCCGAAGCTGCCGTGAAGGACGGCATGCTCCACGGGCAGGAGGGGCCGCTGACTTCCGAATATATCCGGAAGCGCATCCACGTCTACCTGCTGGAACGGGACTGCATCGCCCAGCACACGATCATCGCCGGTGGCCTCCAGGGCTGCGACCCCCACAACGGGGGTTCCGGGCTATTGCGCGCCGGCGAGCCCATCATCTTCGACCTGTTTCCCAAGTCCACGAAGACCGGCTACTACGCGGACATCACCCGCACCGTGGCGAAGGGGCCGGTGTCCGACACGTTCCGGCGGCTGTACGATACGGTGCTGGAAGGACAGGAAATCGCGCTCTCCCGGGTCCAGGCCGGGGTGAACGGACGCGATATCCACGGGGAAGTGGAACGGCTGTTCGAAGGCAGGGGCTACGAGACGGGCGCGAAGAACGGGCGCATGCAGGGCTTCTTCCACGGCACGGGTCACGGCTTCGGCCTTGAAATTCACGAACCGCCCCGCATATCAAAGGTGTCGCAGGTCCTCGTTGCCGGCCACGTCGTAACCGTCGAACCGGGCCTGTACTACCCCGATCTAGGCGGTGGTGTTCGGATCGAAGACAATGTGGTCGTGACCGAAAGCGGATGCGACAACCTGACGCAGCTGGAAAAGGTGTTCGAGTTGTAA
- the tkt gene encoding transketolase, with protein sequence MLAVDAVQQANSGHPGLPMEAAPIAYVLWTRLMRYNPKNPDWPNRDRFVLSGGHGSMLLYAMLHLTGYDLSLDEIRNFRQWESQTPGHPEYGDTPGVETTTGPLGQGIANAVGMAMAEAHLAARYNRPGHEIVNHYTYVIASDGDMMEGVASEACSLAGHLGLGKLIVLYLDNSVTIDGGTDLAFSENTGLRFDAYGWHVQRVLDGNDLARVEAAVEMARNETDRPSVIVCRTVIGYGSPNKAGTSKAHGEPLGEEEVELTKQNLGWPLKPKFLVPEDVRAWFQQMVPYGKGWELAWRQAVDAYTAAFPELAKTWKQAMDGELPAGWDENLPTFSPDQGDMATRQASGVTINALSRRIPGLLGGSADLAGSNNTMVEAESNYAAGNFAGRNLHFGVREHAMASALNGMTLHGGLRPYAGTFLVFSDYMRPAIRLAALMGIAPVYVFTHDSVGLGEDGPTHQPIEHYMALRAIPNLTLIRPADAAETAEAWLAALRRTDGPVALALTRQKLPVLDREGLASTSGTASTKSLASGSGLASDSGLASADGLHRGAYVLADTDGTPDVILIASGSEVHLALEAREALAGEGVAARVVSMPSWELFEAQTAEYRESVLPASVTARLAVEPGVTLGWERYVGPAGDVIGLERFGASAPYQDVFEHLGFTAENIAGRAKALVAACG encoded by the coding sequence ATGTTGGCCGTCGACGCCGTCCAGCAGGCCAACAGCGGCCACCCGGGCCTGCCCATGGAAGCCGCGCCCATCGCCTACGTGCTGTGGACGCGCCTCATGCGGTATAACCCAAAGAATCCCGACTGGCCCAACCGCGACCGCTTCGTGCTCTCCGGCGGGCACGGGTCCATGTTGCTCTACGCCATGCTGCATCTCACCGGGTACGACCTCTCCCTCGATGAGATCAGGAATTTCCGGCAATGGGAGAGCCAGACACCCGGCCATCCCGAGTACGGCGATACGCCCGGCGTGGAGACCACCACGGGACCGCTCGGGCAGGGGATCGCGAACGCCGTGGGCATGGCCATGGCCGAGGCCCACCTGGCGGCCCGGTACAACCGCCCCGGCCACGAGATCGTCAACCACTACACCTATGTCATCGCCAGCGACGGGGACATGATGGAGGGCGTCGCCTCCGAGGCCTGCTCCCTCGCGGGGCACCTCGGCCTGGGCAAGCTGATCGTCCTCTACCTGGACAACAGCGTCACGATCGACGGCGGCACGGATCTGGCCTTCTCGGAGAACACGGGCCTGCGGTTCGACGCCTACGGGTGGCACGTACAGCGGGTTCTGGACGGCAACGACCTCGCCCGGGTCGAAGCCGCGGTCGAAATGGCGCGAAACGAGACGGATCGTCCCTCGGTCATCGTGTGCCGCACGGTCATCGGCTACGGAAGTCCCAACAAGGCCGGCACGTCCAAGGCCCACGGCGAGCCTCTCGGCGAAGAGGAAGTCGAACTGACCAAGCAAAACCTCGGGTGGCCGTTGAAACCCAAGTTCCTCGTCCCGGAGGACGTGCGCGCCTGGTTCCAGCAGATGGTCCCCTACGGCAAGGGATGGGAACTGGCCTGGCGTCAGGCCGTCGATGCCTACACGGCCGCCTTTCCCGAACTGGCGAAGACCTGGAAGCAGGCGATGGACGGGGAACTGCCGGCCGGCTGGGACGAAAACCTTCCGACCTTTTCGCCCGACCAGGGGGACATGGCCACGCGGCAGGCGTCCGGTGTGACCATCAACGCGCTGTCCCGGCGCATACCGGGCCTGCTGGGCGGTTCGGCGGACCTGGCCGGGTCCAACAACACCATGGTGGAAGCCGAATCGAACTACGCCGCCGGAAACTTCGCAGGCCGCAACCTGCACTTCGGCGTGCGCGAACACGCCATGGCTTCCGCGCTGAACGGGATGACGCTCCACGGGGGCCTGCGCCCCTACGCCGGCACGTTCCTCGTGTTCTCGGACTACATGCGGCCGGCCATCCGCCTCGCGGCCCTCATGGGCATCGCGCCGGTCTACGTCTTCACCCACGACAGCGTGGGACTGGGCGAAGACGGTCCGACCCACCAGCCCATCGAGCACTACATGGCGCTGCGGGCCATCCCCAATCTGACCTTGATCCGACCCGCCGACGCCGCCGAAACGGCGGAAGCCTGGCTGGCGGCGCTACGGCGCACGGACGGCCCCGTCGCCCTGGCCCTGACCCGGCAGAAGCTGCCCGTGCTGGACCGGGAAGGACTGGCGTCGACATCGGGCACGGCATCCACCAAGAGTCTGGCGTCTGGCTCGGGCCTCGCATCGGATTCGGGTCTCGCGTCCGCCGACGGCCTGCACCGGGGCGCCTACGTCCTCGCCGATACCGACGGAACGCCGGATGTGATCCTCATCGCTTCCGGTTCGGAGGTCCACCTGGCGCTCGAGGCCCGGGAAGCGCTGGCGGGTGAAGGGGTGGCCGCGCGCGTAGTCAGCATGCCGAGCTGGGAACTGTTCGAAGCGCAGACCGCGGAATACCGGGAGTCCGTGCTTCCCGCGTCGGTCACCGCGCGCCTGGCCGTGGAACCCGGCGTCACGCTGGGGTGGGAGCGATACGTGGGTCCTGCTGGCGACGTCATCGGCCTGGAACGCTTCGGCGCATCGGCGCCTTACCAGGACGTATTCGAGCACCTGGGCTTCACGGCAGAAAACATCGCCGGCAGGGCAAAGGCACTGGTTGCGGCATGCGGGTGA
- a CDS encoding phosphotransferase, giving the protein MGFVRTEYHSRPVADVLEAGITVLRRAMDQPGLDVTGFGILGEQDECGGRIRNHWPEGMAWRDGNRARDEATLVMNIDKDNVAEYVHTRHLLAPPPNGSCTVEELGGGFLNTVLRVTADDRSVVVKQALDALRLFPDLKVTTDRIVYETRALRVLNGLFPEGTVPAVLHFDDADRILVMSDLGKRPSLESELERGRVDPAVAELLGGFLSTLHRQTWDDRELREQFDNEAMQGLRYKYCFYFVEDPELNRVARRLAETFTETKQALLHGDFWTASVIAAEKRVHTFDLEFVNYGHPAQDAGFIMAHYLLHAYNNPRVADAVFDAVERFWSTYAEGMGDLLPAATETTALQQAGLEMLFRIDGINQVRYITDDGVKARIRQVARPMMLDDGISVAGLRHN; this is encoded by the coding sequence ATGGGCTTCGTCCGGACCGAGTACCACTCCCGACCGGTCGCGGATGTCCTTGAGGCCGGCATAACCGTTCTCCGCCGTGCCATGGACCAGCCGGGTCTTGACGTTACGGGGTTCGGGATACTTGGCGAGCAGGACGAGTGCGGTGGGCGGATACGGAATCATTGGCCGGAAGGCATGGCTTGGCGCGATGGGAATCGCGCTCGCGATGAAGCCACTTTGGTCATGAACATCGATAAAGATAATGTAGCGGAGTACGTTCACACAAGACATCTATTGGCCCCGCCGCCGAACGGTTCCTGCACGGTGGAAGAACTGGGCGGCGGGTTTCTGAATACCGTGCTGCGGGTCACCGCCGACGACCGATCGGTCGTGGTGAAACAGGCCCTGGACGCGTTGCGGCTCTTCCCGGACCTCAAAGTCACCACCGACCGGATCGTCTACGAGACGCGGGCCCTCCGGGTTTTGAACGGGCTGTTCCCCGAGGGGACCGTTCCGGCCGTCCTGCACTTCGACGACGCGGATCGCATCCTGGTCATGTCGGACTTGGGAAAGCGCCCGTCCCTGGAATCCGAGTTGGAGCGGGGACGCGTCGATCCTGCGGTGGCGGAGCTACTTGGCGGGTTTCTTTCGACCCTGCACCGGCAGACCTGGGACGACCGGGAACTTCGTGAGCAATTCGACAACGAGGCCATGCAGGGCTTGAGGTACAAGTACTGTTTCTATTTCGTCGAAGATCCGGAACTGAACCGCGTCGCGCGCCGGCTGGCCGAGACGTTCACGGAGACGAAGCAGGCGCTGCTCCACGGCGACTTCTGGACGGCCAGCGTGATCGCCGCGGAGAAACGGGTCCATACCTTCGACCTGGAATTCGTCAACTACGGGCACCCGGCCCAGGACGCCGGCTTCATCATGGCCCACTACCTGCTGCACGCATACAACAATCCACGGGTCGCGGACGCCGTCTTCGACGCCGTTGAACGCTTTTGGAGCACATACGCGGAGGGCATGGGCGACCTGTTGCCTGCAGCAACGGAAACGACGGCCCTTCAACAGGCCGGTCTCGAGATGCTGTTCCGCATCGACGGGATCAACCAGGTCCGGTACATCACCGACGACGGGGTCAAGGCCCGCATTCGCCAAGTCGCCCGTCCGATGATGCTGGATGACGGAATATCGGTGGCGGGATTACGCCACAATTGA
- a CDS encoding beta-lactamase family protein, which translates to MLSTLSMLNTRILLPLLAGSLLCVPAAPRVFAQSFVPANPEEAGVSSERLARIDAALEAYVDEERLPGAALVIGRRGHVVYARAFGYRDREAGEPLEITDLFRIASQTKAVISVGVMILQEQGRLLIDQDLGDFIPEFDSTTVAVATEDGGYEVVPADRKITVRGLLTHTAGIGYGWGPGARAWEEAGIVGWYFADRDEPISDTVERMADLPMAGQPGEAYVYGYATDILGVVIERASGLPLDEFLRVEILEPLGMVDTYFYVPPEEADRLTVVYSVTDEKGMERAPDPGHMVGQGMYLEGPRKSFSGGAGLVSTPGDYARFLEALRRGGTLDGARILSPKTVQLMTVDHVHDAWRGDGGGFGLGFGITKEIGWSGLPGSPGAYNWGGAYHSTYWVDPAEELVVSYMTQVIPAQGLDDHQRIRALVYQALVD; encoded by the coding sequence ATGTTGTCAACATTGTCAATGTTAAATACCCGCATTCTACTACCTCTGCTCGCGGGGTCGCTCCTCTGCGTGCCCGCCGCGCCGCGGGTTTTCGCCCAATCCTTTGTCCCGGCCAATCCGGAAGAGGCCGGCGTGTCTTCCGAACGGCTTGCACGCATTGATGCGGCGCTTGAAGCCTATGTCGATGAAGAACGGCTGCCGGGCGCCGCGCTCGTGATCGGGCGGCGCGGGCACGTGGTCTACGCCCGGGCCTTCGGCTACCGGGACCGCGAGGCGGGGGAACCGCTCGAGATCACGGACCTGTTCCGGATCGCCTCGCAGACCAAGGCGGTCATCTCGGTGGGCGTGATGATCCTCCAGGAGCAGGGGCGCCTGCTGATCGACCAGGACCTGGGTGACTTTATCCCGGAATTCGACAGCACGACTGTCGCCGTTGCAACCGAGGACGGGGGCTATGAAGTAGTCCCCGCCGATCGCAAGATCACCGTGCGCGGCCTGCTCACCCACACGGCCGGTATTGGGTACGGTTGGGGCCCCGGCGCCAGGGCCTGGGAGGAGGCCGGCATCGTGGGCTGGTATTTCGCGGACCGCGACGAACCGATTTCCGATACCGTCGAGCGCATGGCAGATCTGCCCATGGCTGGCCAGCCGGGAGAGGCGTACGTATACGGCTACGCCACGGATATCCTGGGCGTGGTGATCGAGCGGGCCTCCGGCCTGCCGCTGGACGAATTCCTGCGGGTCGAGATCCTCGAGCCGCTGGGCATGGTGGATACGTATTTCTATGTGCCGCCGGAGGAAGCGGACCGGCTCACCGTCGTGTATTCGGTGACGGATGAAAAGGGGATGGAGCGCGCGCCCGATCCGGGCCACATGGTCGGACAGGGCATGTATCTCGAGGGTCCGCGCAAGAGCTTCTCGGGCGGTGCGGGACTCGTCTCCACGCCGGGAGATTACGCCCGCTTCCTCGAGGCGCTACGTCGCGGTGGCACGCTGGACGGGGCGCGCATCCTGTCGCCCAAGACCGTGCAGCTCATGACTGTCGATCATGTACACGACGCGTGGCGGGGCGACGGCGGCGGGTTCGGCCTGGGGTTCGGCATTACGAAGGAGATCGGCTGGAGCGGATTGCCCGGTTCTCCGGGCGCCTACAACTGGGGAGGTGCCTATCACTCCACGTACTGGGTCGATCCGGCGGAGGAACTGGTGGTTTCCTACATGACGCAGGTCATCCCCGCCCAGGGTCTTGACGACCATCAGCGCATCCGTGCGCTCGTCTACCAGGCGCTGGTGGACTGA
- a CDS encoding gluconokinase, with translation MITADPHGARTRCFHRSGCQASSMPRDPIQPSPDMIQPPRDSIVTPRVLAIDIGTSSVRAILFDRMARIASPAFQKTYNMDTTPDGGVYIDADRLVAEVGSVLDDFCAWGVQAMGGLAGGGHPTCGHPAIDGVAMTTFWHNVVGVEGDRAVTPLISWADTRPGTVIAELGERLDAASAHGRTGCVLHASYLPAKICWFARNDPETFARVERWMSIGEYLFLRWFGAPACSVSMASGTGLFNAHRCDWDDETLAAVPLERDQLTPVSDVDKPVRGLKGEFASRWPVLAGASWYPAIGDGACNNIGSGCVDEDRIALMVGTSGAMRVMRSVQEFSIPDGLWCYRSDRRRILMGGALSNGGNVYGWMRDTLRLADEQRVERDLGGMAPDSHGLTVLPFWAGERSPGWHDAARAAITGMTLHTTPLDVMRASLEATAYCFANIHDRLRSIWGDAGEIVASGAGLLQSPVWMQMMADVLERPITASTVTEASSRGAALLALEASGALEDLAAAPAPLGKTFVPDPANRDRYREAMKRQQNLYDMMMDS, from the coding sequence ATGATCACGGCCGATCCGCACGGCGCCAGGACGCGGTGTTTTCATCGATCCGGATGTCAGGCATCGTCCATGCCCCGCGACCCGATTCAGCCGTCTCCCGACATGATTCAGCCACCCCGCGACTCGATTGTGACGCCCCGCGTTCTGGCCATCGACATCGGCACGTCGTCCGTGCGTGCGATCCTCTTCGACCGGATGGCCCGCATCGCATCCCCCGCCTTTCAAAAAACTTACAACATGGATACCACGCCGGACGGCGGCGTGTATATCGACGCGGATCGCCTGGTGGCGGAGGTGGGTTCGGTGCTCGACGACTTCTGCGCGTGGGGCGTACAGGCAATGGGTGGACTTGCCGGGGGCGGCCATCCCACGTGCGGCCATCCCGCGATCGACGGCGTGGCCATGACCACGTTCTGGCACAACGTCGTGGGCGTGGAGGGAGACCGCGCCGTGACCCCGCTGATCAGCTGGGCCGACACGCGGCCGGGGACGGTCATCGCCGAACTGGGTGAGCGTCTCGACGCCGCTTCCGCCCACGGGCGCACCGGGTGCGTGCTCCACGCATCCTATCTTCCCGCCAAGATATGCTGGTTCGCCCGGAACGATCCCGAAACGTTCGCCCGGGTGGAACGCTGGATGTCCATCGGCGAATACCTCTTCCTCAGGTGGTTCGGCGCGCCGGCCTGCAGCGTATCCATGGCATCCGGCACCGGGTTGTTCAACGCCCACCGATGCGACTGGGACGACGAGACGCTGGCCGCGGTGCCGTTGGAACGGGACCAGCTGACGCCCGTAAGCGACGTGGACAAACCGGTACGGGGCCTGAAGGGCGAATTCGCTTCCCGCTGGCCCGTCCTGGCCGGAGCGTCCTGGTATCCGGCCATCGGCGACGGCGCCTGCAACAACATCGGCAGCGGTTGCGTGGACGAGGACCGCATCGCCCTGATGGTGGGCACCTCCGGCGCCATGCGGGTCATGAGGAGTGTCCAGGAGTTCTCGATCCCGGACGGTCTGTGGTGTTACCGGTCGGACCGGCGCAGGATCCTCATGGGCGGCGCCCTGAGCAACGGCGGGAACGTCTACGGTTGGATGCGCGACACGTTGCGCCTGGCCGACGAACAGCGGGTCGAACGGGACCTGGGCGGGATGGCGCCGGACAGCCACGGCCTCACGGTGCTGCCCTTCTGGGCGGGCGAACGCAGTCCGGGCTGGCACGACGCCGCCAGGGCGGCCATTACGGGCATGACGCTGCATACGACGCCGCTGGATGTCATGCGGGCCAGTCTGGAGGCCACGGCCTACTGTTTCGCGAACATCCATGACCGGCTACGGTCGATCTGGGGAGATGCCGGCGAGATCGTCGCTTCGGGCGCGGGCCTGCTGCAGTCCCCCGTCTGGATGCAGATGATGGCCGACGTACTGGAGCGGCCCATCACCGCCTCGACCGTGACCGAGGCCTCGAGCCGCGGCGCCGCGCTGCTGGCGCTGGAGGCCTCCGGCGCGCTGGAAGACCTGGCCGCCGCGCCAGCCCCCCTGGGCAAGACCTTTGTGCCGGATCCGGCGAACCGGGACCGCTACCGGGAAGCGATGAAACGGCAGCAGAACCTGTATGATATGATGATGGACAGTTGA
- the murD gene encoding UDP-N-acetylmuramoyl-L-alanine--D-glutamate ligase has translation MSRDFKGKRVTVLGLGVLSGGVASARYFAARGADVTVTDLLPAEALRKSIAALDPWSVRYVLGEHREEDITGADLVVVGPAVRDDSPFLRLARDRGVPLTTEINVVFEICRRPVIGITGSNGKTTTTRLLGALHQAVAPDTLVGGNIGRAVLNELEDSGGAASPGGAVDGQDEAGESGEVPAGSPVVLELSSFQLHRLAWIRRSPGLAVVTNLSPNHLDWHGTFDAYEQAKRHIVHYQSPEDVVVLNADDERLRKWAAFCPGRIAWFSMEGPVETGCYVRDGQVVFRHGTGARDGAGVRGASKAGGCAAEHDPTAERTICPVDALRLPGPHNLANLLAAVTAAYLGGIPASVIRSTVEAFRGVEHRLEEVAVIDGVRYYNDSACTTPASTVTALRAFDAPVVLIAGGYDKGTAFDDMAKELVRRARAAVLIGTTADAIETAIGKVGGTDSGDVNSAVAKSADARSNVAKPPVIARAETLEDAVRQCAGLARTGDVVVLSPACASYDMFTNFEERGQRFKEAVASLKSV, from the coding sequence GTGTCAAGGGATTTCAAAGGCAAACGGGTTACCGTACTGGGGCTCGGCGTGCTCTCCGGCGGCGTCGCGTCCGCACGGTATTTCGCCGCGCGGGGAGCGGACGTTACCGTCACCGACCTGCTGCCCGCAGAAGCGCTCCGGAAGTCCATCGCCGCACTGGATCCATGGTCGGTCCGCTACGTGCTCGGGGAGCACCGGGAGGAGGACATCACCGGCGCGGACCTCGTGGTGGTCGGACCCGCCGTCCGGGACGACAGTCCCTTTCTCCGGCTGGCGCGGGACCGCGGGGTTCCGCTGACCACCGAGATCAACGTGGTCTTCGAGATCTGTCGCCGTCCGGTAATCGGCATCACGGGCAGTAACGGCAAGACCACCACGACCCGGCTTCTCGGGGCGCTGCACCAGGCGGTCGCCCCGGATACGCTGGTGGGCGGGAACATCGGCCGGGCCGTGCTCAACGAGCTGGAGGATAGCGGCGGAGCCGCAAGTCCTGGCGGAGCGGTCGACGGTCAGGACGAGGCGGGCGAATCCGGGGAGGTGCCTGCCGGCAGTCCCGTGGTCCTCGAGTTGTCCAGCTTCCAGTTGCACCGGCTGGCCTGGATCCGCCGAAGCCCCGGGCTGGCCGTGGTGACGAACCTGTCGCCCAATCACCTGGACTGGCACGGGACCTTCGACGCCTACGAGCAGGCCAAGCGCCACATCGTGCACTACCAGTCGCCGGAGGACGTGGTCGTCCTGAACGCCGATGATGAGCGGCTGCGAAAATGGGCGGCATTCTGCCCGGGGCGGATCGCCTGGTTCAGCATGGAAGGCCCCGTCGAGACCGGATGCTACGTGCGGGACGGACAGGTGGTCTTCCGCCACGGTACCGGCGCGAGGGACGGTGCCGGCGTGCGCGGCGCATCGAAGGCAGGTGGTTGTGCGGCCGAACACGATCCGACGGCCGAACGCACCATTTGTCCCGTGGACGCCCTCCGGCTGCCGGGCCCGCATAACCTGGCCAACCTGCTGGCCGCGGTGACGGCCGCGTACCTGGGTGGGATCCCGGCATCGGTCATCCGATCGACGGTCGAGGCGTTCCGCGGCGTGGAGCACCGCCTGGAAGAGGTCGCCGTAATCGATGGCGTGAGATACTACAACGATTCGGCCTGCACCACGCCGGCGTCGACGGTCACGGCGCTCCGGGCATTCGACGCGCCGGTCGTCCTTATCGCGGGCGGGTACGACAAGGGGACGGCCTTCGACGACATGGCGAAGGAACTCGTCCGGCGCGCCCGGGCGGCCGTCCTGATCGGCACGACCGCGGACGCGATAGAGACCGCGATCGGGAAAGTCGGCGGTACCGATTCGGGCGACGTGAATTCAGCCGTCGCTAAATCGGCCGATGCAAGATCGAACGTCGCAAAACCGCCCGTCATCGCCCGTGCCGAAACGCTCGAAGACGCCGTGCGGCAATGCGCCGGACTTGCGCGGACCGGCGACGTGGTCGTGCTGTCACCCGCCTGTGCCAGTTACGACATGTTCACCAATTTCGAAGAGCGCGGCCAGCGGTTCAAGGAAGCCGTGGCTTCTCTGAAGTCTGTTTAA